A window of the Thermodesulfobacteriota bacterium genome harbors these coding sequences:
- a CDS encoding (4Fe-4S)-binding protein, which yields MEGQRIKKKIKEIRFNMDKCTGCRSCEIVCSQIHATPKYASVNPARARIRVLIDEFSDNYIAIRAGQYTEAECNARNAFTIKGREFKTCEFCPASCPSRDSFKDPESGLPLKCDGCEGEDTDIPFCVKECHPGALTYVEREVEIEPRKTDELTVSVMTLLRRHGLEKVIDTIAKVAKEIQR from the coding sequence ATGGAAGGACAGAGGATAAAAAAGAAGATTAAAGAGATAAGGTTCAATATGGACAAGTGCACAGGCTGTAGATCCTGTGAGATAGTCTGCTCACAGATTCACGCAACGCCAAAATACGCGAGCGTAAACCCTGCAAGGGCGAGAATACGTGTGCTAATAGACGAATTTTCAGATAACTACATAGCGATCAGGGCCGGACAGTACACGGAAGCCGAATGTAACGCCAGAAACGCCTTCACAATAAAGGGCAGGGAATTCAAAACGTGTGAGTTCTGTCCTGCATCCTGTCCTTCAAGGGACTCATTTAAGGATCCGGAATCGGGCCTTCCTTTGAAATGTGACGGGTGTGAAGGTGAAGACACAGACATCCCATTTTGTGTAAAGGAATGCCATCCCGGTGCCCTAACTTACGTTGAAAGAGAAGTCGAGATAGAACCTCGAAAGACAGATGAGCTTACGGTTTCGGTAATGACACTTCTTAGACGACATGGACTTGAGAAGGTTATTGACACGATAGCGAAAGTAGCCAAAGAAATCCAGAGGTAG
- a CDS encoding NAD(P)H-dependent oxidoreductase subunit E, which translates to MEWLDRIIAKYNGKRNYLVEMLIDIQHEKGYIPRESVFYLGEKLSLPPGEIFRMASFYKAFSLIPRADHTVKVCMGSSCCFRGGKKILEELKNLLGIEEGETTLDMKFKLETSSCSGRCALGPEIEVDGEVYVGIKAEDLKNVIEKIL; encoded by the coding sequence ATGGAGTGGCTAGATAGAATAATTGCCAAGTATAACGGTAAACGAAATTACCTCGTAGAGATGCTAATAGACATCCAGCATGAGAAAGGTTACATTCCTAGGGAGTCCGTCTTCTATCTTGGCGAAAAACTATCTTTGCCACCGGGCGAGATATTCCGAATGGCGAGTTTCTATAAAGCCTTTAGTTTAATACCGCGTGCTGACCACACCGTTAAGGTATGCATGGGTTCTTCTTGCTGCTTCCGGGGAGGCAAAAAGATACTGGAGGAACTAAAAAACTTGCTAGGAATTGAGGAAGGGGAGACGACTCTCGATATGAAATTTAAGCTTGAAACATCGTCTTGCTCTGGGAGATGCGCTCTTGGGCCAGAAATAGAAGTGGATGGTGAAGTTTACGTGGGGATAAAGGCCGAGGACTTAAAGAATGTAATCGAAAAGATCCTTTGA
- a CDS encoding aldehyde dehydrogenase, translated as MRYAETGYFLEIDLSTGNIEKVESDPSWLELYIGGQGSADRILWDRVPPEVEPFSPDNLLIFSSGLLCGTPIPGANRTIVNTFSPQTNLHAHTMMGSYFGPEMKFAGYDKIIIKGKADKLVYILIYNDKVEIRDASHLKGLGTYDTQEVLKKELGYSFQIAAIGPAGENRVYYASIDHSHASAARGAGAVMGDKRLKAIAIRGTKDVYVANPEKVFELGNRLRKEIAENPFVGDWMAVDEDDSFHHDNFAWGNARVRRKGYWTPEIQERFTKLKYDHLDRQTGCFNCPKKCHNVISWPGRKRFSYKCFGKDTYHMAAFQELDFSYDILGVAQNLGLDSYTTPQVIAFALELYEAGILTDNDLPGMPKDIKGRFFYFLDKIVKREGIGDILADGVYWAARKIGKGAEAYDHNTTKKFEQVPIKLGKLNPPYFLMIATGEKMNITQIEGSFPQDPLPTREEREKFVEGWVAAKDERFKRWFLEWEKRERVTIEMACAITEWNEAMHYIDDATGLCGFVSSFRGQFGGRTVYHIHNIPQILELTTGVEFDEDKVWTVYKRNRNLVRALNVRRGMRRADEKPPEDHWAVRNPEYEQILLDCYYEYQGWTKEGIPTVETLRKLNLDFVAEDFLKRGILTGNDEVPNVYEKYKDMYPWGI; from the coding sequence ATGAGGTACGCAGAAACAGGTTACTTCTTGGAGATTGACCTATCAACAGGAAACATAGAAAAAGTTGAATCTGATCCAAGCTGGCTTGAGCTTTACATCGGAGGCCAGGGATCGGCAGACAGGATCCTATGGGATAGGGTACCCCCGGAGGTTGAACCTTTTTCTCCGGACAACCTTTTGATTTTTAGTTCCGGGCTACTTTGTGGCACCCCGATCCCAGGCGCAAATAGAACAATCGTCAACACCTTTTCTCCCCAGACCAATCTTCACGCGCATACAATGATGGGAAGCTATTTCGGGCCGGAGATGAAATTTGCGGGATACGACAAGATAATCATTAAAGGAAAGGCCGACAAACTCGTATACATACTCATATACAACGACAAAGTCGAAATAAGAGATGCAAGCCACTTAAAAGGGCTTGGGACGTACGATACTCAGGAAGTTCTAAAAAAAGAACTGGGCTATAGCTTCCAAATAGCAGCTATAGGACCTGCCGGTGAAAATAGGGTCTACTACGCATCGATCGATCACAGCCATGCCAGCGCAGCAAGGGGTGCTGGAGCGGTAATGGGCGACAAAAGGCTCAAGGCGATAGCAATAAGGGGAACGAAAGATGTTTACGTTGCAAATCCAGAAAAAGTTTTTGAGCTTGGAAACAGATTGAGAAAGGAGATAGCTGAAAATCCCTTTGTGGGTGACTGGATGGCGGTAGATGAAGACGATAGCTTCCACCATGACAACTTCGCATGGGGAAACGCAAGGGTAAGGAGGAAAGGATATTGGACGCCAGAGATTCAGGAGAGATTCACAAAATTAAAATACGATCATTTGGACAGACAGACCGGATGTTTTAACTGTCCAAAAAAATGCCATAACGTTATATCCTGGCCTGGCAGAAAGAGATTCTCCTACAAATGTTTCGGAAAAGACACGTACCATATGGCAGCATTCCAGGAATTGGACTTTAGTTACGATATACTGGGTGTCGCTCAGAATCTAGGACTAGACTCCTACACAACCCCGCAAGTCATCGCATTTGCCCTTGAGCTCTATGAGGCGGGGATACTGACAGATAACGACCTTCCGGGGATGCCAAAGGATATAAAGGGTCGCTTCTTCTACTTTCTCGATAAAATCGTAAAAAGGGAGGGGATAGGAGACATCCTTGCCGATGGGGTTTATTGGGCTGCAAGGAAGATAGGCAAAGGAGCAGAAGCTTACGATCACAATACCACCAAGAAGTTCGAACAGGTTCCAATAAAACTCGGAAAACTGAACCCACCATACTTCTTAATGATCGCAACCGGTGAAAAGATGAACATAACTCAAATAGAAGGCTCATTTCCGCAGGATCCTCTCCCTACCCGCGAAGAGAGGGAAAAATTTGTAGAGGGTTGGGTTGCGGCAAAGGATGAGAGGTTCAAAAGATGGTTTCTCGAATGGGAAAAGAGGGAGAGAGTGACGATAGAGATGGCCTGCGCCATAACTGAATGGAACGAGGCCATGCACTATATAGACGACGCAACGGGCCTTTGCGGATTTGTGTCTTCCTTTAGGGGTCAGTTCGGTGGGAGAACCGTCTATCATATCCATAACATTCCCCAGATTCTTGAACTTACTACGGGCGTTGAGTTTGATGAGGACAAGGTTTGGACAGTTTACAAAAGAAATAGAAATCTCGTCCGGGCGCTTAACGTGAGGAGGGGTATGAGAAGGGCTGACGAAAAGCCGCCTGAAGACCACTGGGCGGTTAGGAATCCGGAGTACGAACAGATATTACTTGACTGCTACTATGAGTATCAGGGATGGACAAAAGAAGGGATTCCTACGGTTGAGACTTTAAGAAAACTGAATCTGGATTTTGTGGCTGAGGATTTCCTAAAAAGAGGAATTCTCACAGGAAATGATGAGGTTCCAAACGTCTACGAAAAGTACAAAGACATGTATCCTTGGGGGATATAA
- a CDS encoding SLBB domain-containing protein, with protein sequence MQRINSYQEFLELKKILESRLTLMEKTISVCGGAACRALSGPKIAHLLREGIEKKGLKGKVEVKLTGCHGFCSSGPSIIIYPEEICYLQVKVEDVEEIIEETLLSGRIVERLTYEDPALGRIQKLKEIPFYKKQTRYILEYNSRIDPTSIEDYIAIGGYSALAKALFEMSPDGILEEIKKANLRGRGGGGFPAGQKWETTKNAKGEIKYVIVNAHEGEPGAYMDRAILEGNPHLVLEGLIIGAYAIGAKEGFIYLRHDSPSLKRNVEVALKRAKEYGFVGKNIMGSGFDFDVEIHLDIGIFVSGESSALMRSIEGRVPEPRPKYIRTSVSGIYERPSNLNNVETWANVPLIVAKGSEWYSAIGTEKSKGTKLISLSGKIKNAGVIEVPFGITLREIVYEIGGGTTNGRALKAVHLGSAMGGSIPKDLIDLPLDFDTLAEYGAPIGAGGLLVLDETDDMLEVVLYFLDFLSGESCGKCVPCREGIRQIKNLLNRIREGKGTKKDIETIKEICDAQRKASLCALGRTASYPLENALKYFWHEFESRLKREG encoded by the coding sequence ATGCAACGGATAAATTCTTACCAAGAGTTTCTCGAGCTCAAAAAGATACTTGAGTCTCGTCTAACCCTTATGGAAAAGACGATCTCCGTTTGTGGAGGTGCGGCGTGTCGAGCGTTATCGGGTCCGAAGATTGCTCATCTCCTAAGGGAAGGAATAGAAAAAAAAGGGCTCAAAGGTAAGGTAGAAGTCAAGCTTACGGGTTGTCATGGATTCTGTTCTTCTGGGCCGAGCATCATAATTTATCCCGAAGAGATATGCTATCTCCAAGTTAAAGTGGAAGATGTGGAGGAAATAATAGAAGAGACATTACTTTCTGGAAGGATAGTGGAAAGACTCACCTACGAAGACCCAGCTTTAGGTAGGATCCAAAAACTAAAGGAGATCCCATTTTACAAAAAGCAGACGAGATACATTCTCGAATATAATTCCAGAATCGATCCCACAAGCATTGAGGATTACATAGCAATAGGTGGATATTCTGCTTTGGCTAAAGCACTCTTTGAGATGTCGCCGGATGGAATTCTCGAAGAGATAAAAAAGGCAAATCTCCGAGGTAGGGGAGGAGGTGGATTTCCGGCTGGTCAGAAGTGGGAGACAACTAAAAACGCAAAAGGAGAAATAAAATATGTCATCGTAAACGCCCACGAGGGCGAACCCGGTGCCTACATGGACAGGGCGATCCTAGAAGGGAATCCACACCTAGTCCTTGAAGGTTTGATAATAGGTGCGTATGCCATAGGTGCGAAAGAGGGCTTTATATACTTGAGACATGACTCGCCGAGCTTAAAAAGGAACGTGGAAGTGGCATTAAAGAGAGCAAAAGAGTATGGGTTTGTCGGGAAAAACATAATGGGAAGTGGTTTCGATTTTGATGTAGAGATCCATTTGGATATAGGGATATTCGTTTCAGGCGAATCGAGTGCGCTTATGAGATCGATAGAAGGGAGGGTCCCGGAACCGAGGCCAAAATACATAAGGACTTCCGTAAGTGGGATATACGAGAGACCGAGCAATCTCAATAACGTTGAAACGTGGGCAAATGTTCCTCTAATTGTGGCAAAAGGATCCGAATGGTATTCGGCTATAGGGACAGAAAAAAGTAAAGGAACGAAACTCATATCGCTTTCTGGAAAAATAAAGAACGCTGGTGTTATTGAAGTTCCCTTCGGAATTACACTCAGAGAGATAGTCTACGAGATTGGTGGGGGAACAACAAACGGAAGGGCTCTAAAGGCTGTCCATCTAGGATCGGCGATGGGCGGATCGATCCCCAAAGATTTGATCGATCTGCCGTTGGACTTCGATACTTTGGCTGAGTATGGAGCTCCAATAGGAGCGGGAGGGCTTCTTGTTCTTGATGAGACAGACGATATGCTGGAAGTAGTTCTCTACTTTTTAGACTTCTTGTCTGGTGAATCGTGTGGGAAATGCGTTCCATGTAGGGAAGGGATAAGGCAGATAAAAAACTTGCTAAACAGGATAAGAGAGGGTAAAGGCACGAAAAAAGACATAGAGACCATAAAAGAAATATGCGACGCTCAAAGAAAGGCATCCCTTTGCGCGCTTGGAAGAACTGCATCGTATCCCCTTGAGAACGCTCTCAAATACTTTTGGCACGAGTTTGAATCGAGATTAAAAAGAGAGGGTTAA
- a CDS encoding IclR family transcriptional regulator, which produces MENKFRKVPAVEKCFKIIETLAKAQTPLGITEISKRLGLNKSTVYNITYTLSELRVLESLPSGKFALGTLFYSLASMSARGSNMIHKVHPYLDLIKEKTGLSVFLGVRSGSQAVLIDKVEADYGIKLSSEIGMVMPPLAGAGIKAMLSQLPEEKIDEVLAKVEFKRYTEKSIVDREKYKEEIRRVKREGVAYDFEEYIEGMVGLAVPVASGSRTVQSAIWVVGLKSQLPESKITDVVNLLISTAKEIDEQNSQKAQKE; this is translated from the coding sequence ATGGAGAACAAATTTCGAAAAGTCCCGGCAGTAGAGAAATGCTTTAAAATAATAGAGACCTTGGCAAAAGCTCAAACACCCCTAGGAATAACAGAGATTTCAAAGAGATTGGGCTTAAACAAAAGTACCGTTTACAACATAACTTACACCCTCTCTGAGCTTCGCGTTCTTGAATCGCTTCCCTCGGGGAAATTCGCTTTAGGCACTCTCTTTTACAGTTTGGCCAGCATGAGCGCGAGAGGGTCAAATATGATCCACAAGGTACACCCGTACCTCGATCTTATTAAGGAAAAAACAGGCCTATCCGTATTTCTCGGAGTACGGTCGGGCTCCCAAGCCGTACTTATAGATAAAGTGGAAGCCGATTACGGAATAAAGCTTAGCTCGGAAATAGGAATGGTCATGCCACCCCTTGCAGGAGCCGGAATAAAAGCGATGCTTTCTCAACTTCCTGAAGAGAAGATTGACGAGGTTTTGGCAAAGGTAGAGTTCAAACGGTATACCGAAAAAAGTATAGTAGATAGAGAGAAGTATAAAGAGGAGATCCGCAGGGTAAAGAGGGAAGGAGTAGCATACGACTTTGAAGAATATATAGAAGGCATGGTTGGCCTTGCAGTTCCGGTTGCCTCAGGCAGTAGAACTGTGCAATCGGCCATATGGGTTGTGGGCCTTAAAAGCCAGCTTCCCGAAAGTAAAATAACTGATGTCGTTAACCTACTTATTTCCACTGCAAAAGAGATAGACGAGCAAAACAGTCAAAAAGCTCAGAAGGAGTGA
- a CDS encoding 2Fe-2S iron-sulfur cluster-binding protein: MSDVKIVIDGREVKAEKGTTILDVAFKEGIEIPTLCYRKDLEPYGGCRLCTVEIETKGRITYVVSCLYPVEEGLIVRTRTPQVEKIRKIIVELLLARAPEAPELKKLKEEYQAEDGKFPKEPVFCILCGLCVRYCAEIKKKYAITFMESGLKREVRFIPEVASKECARCKECFPLCPTSYLQALYLLTSIFSSESLTQVVKG; this comes from the coding sequence ATGTCAGACGTAAAAATAGTCATAGACGGAAGGGAAGTTAAGGCAGAAAAGGGTACGACGATTCTAGATGTAGCTTTTAAAGAAGGGATAGAGATTCCGACTCTATGTTACAGGAAAGATCTAGAACCTTACGGTGGTTGCAGGCTCTGCACCGTGGAGATAGAGACGAAAGGAAGAATAACTTATGTTGTATCATGTCTTTATCCAGTTGAAGAGGGACTTATTGTGAGGACAAGGACACCTCAAGTCGAAAAGATAAGAAAAATCATCGTGGAACTTTTACTCGCCCGAGCTCCTGAAGCCCCCGAACTCAAAAAGCTCAAAGAGGAGTATCAGGCCGAAGACGGTAAATTTCCAAAAGAACCTGTATTCTGCATACTTTGTGGTTTATGTGTTAGATACTGTGCGGAGATCAAGAAAAAGTACGCTATTACTTTTATGGAAAGCGGGCTAAAAAGAGAAGTCCGTTTTATACCAGAAGTGGCATCTAAAGAGTGTGCCAGGTGCAAAGAATGTTTTCCCCTCTGTCCAACTTCTTATCTCCAAGCGCTTTATCTTCTTACATCGATATTTTCCTCAGAATCACTTACTCAGGTAGTGAAAGGCTGA
- a CDS encoding CoB--CoM heterodisulfide reductase iron-sulfur subunit A family protein, whose amino-acid sequence MVVGGGISGIQASLDLASSGFRVYLVERAPGIGGHMAKLDKTFPTNDCSMCIESPKLVECSRHPNIEILTYTEIEKVEGEYPEFTVTLIKKPRYIDESKCTGCGLCTEFCPIKVDDEYNERLSKNKAIHVYFSQAVPLVAYIERDNCLYLGGEKCSICAGVCKNRAIDLFQKPKREEIEVGAIILAPGFEVFDPFLTAEFGYGLYENVITSLEYERLLCSTGPYEGEILRRSDKTHPKKVAWIQCVGSRTVREPGSPYCSSVCCAYTQKQVILTKEHEPECECVVFHNDIRAFGKDFERFYERASNLSGVRFIRSYVSLEREVEETKNLRIKYATEEGVKEEEFDMVVLSVGLRPPQGHDELAKKFGIELNGYGFSKSSLSNPIKSSRPGIFVSGAFLGPMDIPESVVSGSGAASQCGELLTIRRNLLTKERVYPEERDTKGEEIRVGVFVCHCGANIGRVVNVPEVVEFASKLKYVVHAQESIFACSTDTAKEIAEVIKEKKLNRVVVAACTPRTHEPLFRDTLREGGINQYFFEMANIREHCSWVHPKEKRLATKKAKDIVRMAVARAVHLAPLEELKLPIDKRALVVGGGIAGMVCSLSIARQGYEVYLIEKEKELGGYAKKLYFTLDGFDIRSYTEELIRQVHSDPRIHVRTNSEIVDVSGYIGNFETRIRTKDQISVIKHGVAIIAVGAEELKPNEYGYGTLKSVLTNLEFEEVVAKDDVILKEANSIVMIQCVGSRNRERNYCSRICCSHSIKNALKVKERYPDKDIYILFRDMRTYGFFEEYYREAQGKNVRFIRYDVERPPELKVQTFNGKELMKIVVLDRIMKKELELEADILVLASAVVPSKKNREISKFFKVPLNPDGFFQEAHVKLRPVDFSAEGVFLCGMAHYPKHINETVNQAYGAAGRAITVLSSEYVYASGSVCEVDEDACVSCGACISVCAYGAVDFYETEKGKKAKVNPVLCKGDGLCCAKCPTNAIQLKHFTDNQLLTQIREGLKAYKEKD is encoded by the coding sequence ATGGTTGTGGGAGGTGGCATAAGTGGAATTCAGGCTTCTTTAGATCTTGCTTCGTCAGGTTTTAGGGTCTATCTCGTTGAAAGGGCTCCTGGAATAGGCGGACACATGGCGAAGCTGGACAAAACGTTTCCTACGAACGATTGCTCAATGTGCATAGAGTCTCCTAAACTTGTGGAGTGTAGCAGACATCCAAACATAGAGATTCTAACTTACACTGAGATCGAAAAAGTCGAAGGAGAATATCCTGAATTTACTGTGACACTAATAAAAAAGCCTAGGTACATAGATGAGAGTAAATGCACGGGATGTGGGCTTTGCACCGAGTTCTGTCCGATAAAAGTGGATGACGAATACAACGAGAGGCTCTCCAAAAACAAGGCGATCCACGTTTATTTCTCTCAGGCGGTTCCCCTTGTTGCATACATAGAGAGGGACAACTGTCTTTACCTTGGTGGTGAAAAATGTTCAATATGTGCGGGAGTATGTAAGAATAGAGCGATAGACCTTTTTCAAAAGCCGAAAAGGGAGGAGATAGAAGTAGGAGCGATAATACTCGCACCGGGATTTGAAGTCTTTGATCCCTTTCTTACAGCCGAGTTTGGATACGGACTTTACGAAAACGTAATAACGAGCCTCGAATACGAAAGACTACTCTGTTCAACCGGTCCCTATGAGGGGGAGATATTAAGGAGATCGGATAAGACTCATCCGAAAAAGGTTGCCTGGATACAGTGTGTTGGATCAAGAACTGTAAGGGAACCCGGATCTCCTTATTGTTCATCAGTATGCTGTGCCTATACGCAGAAACAGGTGATCCTTACAAAGGAGCACGAACCGGAGTGTGAATGCGTGGTCTTTCATAATGATATAAGGGCCTTTGGAAAAGACTTCGAAAGGTTTTATGAGAGAGCGTCGAACCTTAGTGGTGTTCGGTTCATAAGGAGCTATGTCTCTTTGGAACGTGAAGTCGAGGAGACGAAAAACCTAAGAATCAAATATGCCACAGAAGAAGGAGTAAAGGAAGAAGAGTTCGATATGGTGGTACTCTCGGTCGGGCTCAGGCCTCCTCAAGGACATGACGAACTTGCAAAAAAGTTTGGAATCGAGCTTAACGGATACGGATTCTCCAAATCCTCACTTTCGAACCCGATCAAAAGTTCAAGGCCCGGCATATTTGTAAGCGGCGCATTTCTTGGCCCCATGGACATTCCAGAATCGGTAGTTTCAGGAAGTGGTGCCGCAAGCCAGTGCGGAGAGTTACTGACAATAAGGAGAAACCTTCTAACGAAGGAGAGGGTTTACCCAGAAGAAAGGGATACCAAAGGTGAGGAGATCCGAGTCGGGGTGTTTGTGTGCCACTGCGGCGCCAATATAGGTAGGGTTGTCAATGTGCCGGAAGTGGTTGAATTTGCGTCAAAATTAAAATACGTCGTACATGCCCAAGAGTCCATATTTGCGTGCTCCACTGATACCGCAAAGGAAATAGCGGAAGTCATAAAGGAAAAAAAATTAAACAGAGTGGTTGTCGCTGCATGTACACCGAGAACCCACGAACCCCTATTTCGTGATACGCTAAGGGAAGGGGGAATCAATCAGTATTTCTTCGAGATGGCTAACATAAGAGAGCACTGTTCATGGGTCCATCCCAAAGAGAAAAGACTTGCCACAAAAAAAGCCAAAGACATAGTAAGAATGGCAGTTGCGAGGGCTGTGCATCTTGCACCTCTTGAGGAGCTGAAACTGCCCATTGACAAAAGGGCTCTGGTCGTTGGCGGCGGTATCGCCGGAATGGTCTGCTCGCTAAGCATAGCGAGACAGGGCTATGAGGTTTATCTTATTGAGAAGGAGAAAGAGCTTGGGGGATACGCAAAAAAGCTCTACTTTACCTTAGATGGGTTCGACATTCGATCTTACACCGAGGAGCTTATAAGACAGGTTCATTCTGATCCCAGGATCCATGTGAGGACGAATTCGGAGATCGTGGATGTGTCAGGATACATCGGGAATTTTGAGACACGGATAAGGACAAAGGACCAAATCTCTGTCATAAAACATGGGGTTGCGATAATAGCTGTCGGGGCGGAAGAGCTAAAGCCTAATGAGTACGGATACGGCACGCTCAAATCTGTGTTAACAAACCTGGAATTTGAGGAAGTGGTGGCAAAGGATGACGTGATTTTAAAAGAAGCAAATTCAATAGTTATGATCCAGTGTGTCGGTTCAAGGAATAGGGAGAGGAATTACTGTAGCAGAATCTGCTGTAGCCATTCGATTAAAAATGCATTGAAGGTGAAAGAGAGATATCCCGACAAAGACATATACATCCTCTTTAGGGATATGAGGACATATGGGTTCTTTGAGGAGTATTATAGGGAAGCCCAGGGTAAGAACGTTCGCTTCATACGGTATGATGTCGAAAGACCGCCAGAACTTAAAGTCCAAACATTTAATGGAAAGGAATTGATGAAAATAGTTGTTCTGGATCGAATCATGAAGAAAGAGCTCGAGCTGGAAGCTGATATACTCGTTCTTGCTTCGGCTGTAGTTCCTTCCAAGAAGAACCGTGAGATTTCAAAGTTTTTTAAAGTTCCCTTGAACCCGGACGGATTCTTCCAAGAGGCCCATGTGAAGCTAAGGCCTGTCGATTTCTCCGCGGAAGGAGTATTTTTGTGCGGAATGGCCCATTATCCAAAACACATAAACGAGACTGTAAATCAAGCATATGGTGCGGCAGGAAGGGCGATAACAGTTCTTTCGAGTGAATATGTTTATGCTTCTGGATCCGTGTGCGAAGTGGACGAAGACGCGTGTGTGTCTTGTGGTGCTTGCATATCTGTGTGTGCTTACGGCGCAGTAGACTTTTACGAGACGGAAAAAGGAAAGAAGGCTAAAGTCAATCCAGTTTTATGCAAAGGCGATGGACTTTGCTGTGCTAAATGTCCGACGAACGCTATCCAGCTTAAGCATTTCACAGATAATCAACTTTTGACACAGATAAGAGAGGGGCTTAAGGCTTATAAGGAAAAGGACTAG
- a CDS encoding (Fe-S)-binding protein, whose translation MERFVPEKEVIEEIYRYGGERIKYCYQCGKCDAVCPWNRVRTLSVRKIIRDATFGLSEIEKEDIWICTTCGKCVLLCPRDVRQIEDMVALRRMATSYGVFPASVKTYRQVATYLTSSGNPFNEDPKERSRWAEELHVPTYEEGMEILLFVCCYMCYDPRLKNVAKAQVQLLKKAKVDFGILGDFEMCCGESIRKTGNEDVFKRLAKENIKRFVDFGVRRIVTSSPHCYYTFKYEYPIFGASFEIVHISEYIYKLIESKRLSIDKKMNGCAVYHDPCYLGRHSGIFEEPRKVLASVDSLKVLEFRENRASSLCCGMGGGRIWAETEKTERFSNIRVKEGVRLGVNYIVSACPYCITALEDSRLVLGYEEGLQIKDLTEIINEVT comes from the coding sequence ATGGAAAGGTTCGTCCCCGAAAAAGAGGTTATAGAAGAGATATATAGGTACGGTGGCGAGAGAATAAAGTACTGTTACCAGTGTGGTAAGTGCGATGCCGTATGCCCGTGGAATCGGGTAAGAACTTTAAGTGTAAGGAAGATAATAAGAGATGCCACATTTGGACTTTCGGAGATAGAAAAAGAGGACATCTGGATCTGCACAACGTGTGGAAAGTGTGTTCTTCTGTGTCCTAGGGATGTAAGGCAAATAGAGGATATGGTTGCCTTAAGGAGAATGGCAACATCTTACGGAGTTTTTCCAGCTTCAGTAAAAACTTATAGACAGGTTGCCACGTACCTTACATCTTCGGGAAACCCATTCAATGAAGATCCGAAAGAACGTTCAAGATGGGCAGAAGAGCTCCATGTGCCGACTTACGAAGAAGGGATGGAAATTCTTTTATTCGTCTGCTGCTATATGTGTTACGATCCGAGGCTTAAAAATGTAGCTAAAGCCCAGGTTCAATTGCTTAAGAAGGCGAAAGTGGATTTCGGTATTTTAGGGGATTTTGAGATGTGCTGCGGAGAAAGTATAAGAAAGACTGGAAACGAAGATGTATTTAAAAGGCTTGCCAAAGAAAACATAAAAAGATTCGTCGACTTTGGTGTAAGAAGAATAGTTACCTCCTCTCCCCACTGCTACTACACTTTCAAATACGAGTATCCCATCTTTGGGGCGAGTTTCGAAATCGTCCACATATCTGAGTACATATATAAGCTCATAGAGTCAAAAAGACTCTCCATAGATAAAAAGATGAATGGATGTGCTGTCTATCACGATCCATGCTATCTAGGGCGACACAGTGGCATTTTCGAGGAACCGAGGAAGGTGTTAGCGTCGGTTGACTCTCTTAAAGTCTTGGAATTTCGGGAGAATAGAGCTTCGAGTCTCTGTTGCGGAATGGGTGGTGGAAGGATATGGGCGGAGACTGAAAAAACTGAGAGATTCTCGAATATAAGGGTAAAAGAGGGGGTAAGACTAGGCGTGAACTACATTGTGAGTGCATGTCCTTACTGTATTACTGCGTTAGAAGACAGTAGATTGGTTCTAGGATATGAAGAAGGCTTGCAGATTAAGGATCTGACAGAGATTATAAATGAGGTAACTTGA